The DNA segment CTTTAATATCATATATACCTCCTAAAGGAGGGTTTCCTCGCCTTAACATAATATTTAAAGCTTCTTCTGTTTCATCTTGTGAGTTTTTTACTTCAATATAATCCTTCATAGGAAATAATTCATCTACTATTTTTTTTCCTAAAGATGACTCTGCTTTCTTTTTGAGTTTATCTTTTATTTTAAAATATTCTAATGTATTTAAGGATTTTCCATTTATAATATTCAAATTATTGTACACCTCTCTATGTTACTTTTAATCTATTCGTCTCTATTCATCTTCCTTACTTCTATAATAAGGTTATTTAAAGTAATATTTAATCTATCTATTTCTGATTTAATCTCATAAATTTTTTTGTCAATATATTGGGGTCTTCCATCTTCTTTATATATACCGAGATCTTTTCTCCTTACATGTCCCTCAGTCTTCTTTAATATTACACTAAATTTTCCAGATGCTTCTATTGTAGCTTTTTCTACTTCTTTTTCATCATCTACACCAAATATTCTCAATTCTTGCCTTAAATTATATATATTAAATTTTTCTTTTCTCATATTTTCTTTTAATATTTTTCCATCTTTTATAAGATATCTTGGTCTACCTTCAATTACTTTTGCAACCTTTCTAGATTTATAAGCAACTACAGCCAAAACAACCTCCAGGGCAGCTATTGTAACTAAAACTAATATACCATCATGAAAAGGTATTTTACGTTCTAATGCTACTGCACTCATTATATGACCAATACCAGTCATTAATACAAAATCAAAAGCGCCTAATTCACCTATAGATCTTTTTCCCATAAGTCTTACAGTTAATAAAGCTAAAAAGTAAACACCAATTGCACGTGCCAAATATATTGGATCTTCTACTAAATGTTTATGCATATTTATTCCTCCAGTTTAGATATTAATATATATTCTAAACTTTGGAATAAAATTTATTCTTTATTTATTTATCATATTCGTTTTTTAATTCTTCTAGCTCTTTTTTTATCTTTATTAATTCTACTTGATTTTCAAATAACTTGTTTTGTAATCCATTTATCATTTTTTCACTTTCTTCTAATTCTTTTTCTTTTAATTGTAGAGAATCTTTAAGATCTTTAGCCAATATAGAATTCTTATCATTTTCTTTTTTTACATTATATAGTTCTTCCCTAACTTCATCTCTTTCAGATTTTAACTTCTTAGATTCAATATTTAACTCTGAATTTTCATTTTTAATTCTATCTAACTCTTCAAGGGGTTCTTTAATTTCTTCTTTTAGGTCCTCTAAATCAAGTTTAACCTTATAGTATTCATCAGTTATAGTAAATGCAGTAAGTATTGCTGCCATTGATTGACTAAATTTGTTATTCTTATTTATAATTTCTTTCATCTTTGAATCTATATAGTTAGCAATATGGTTAATATACTCTTCAGACTCTTCTCCTATTACAGTATAATCTTGTCCATTTATTTTTACTATGACTTTTCTTTTTTCAGCCATAACATCCTCTCCTCTTTCATCGTTTATATATTTATTATATAGCTTATATCAATAAATTTAAAGGGTATGGTTTAAACCATACCCTTTAAATTTATTTTCTCAAACTTGCATCAAGTTTATCAATCAATTTTTTTACTATTTTTTGATGAACTTCTGAAACCTCTTCATCTTTTAATGTTTTTTTGCTAGATCTATAAACAATAGAGTATGCTACACTTTTTTTATTTTCTGGTATTTGATCTCCTCTATATATATCAAATAAATTTATTTCTTCAACTAAATCTCCTGAATTTTCTTTTACTATATCTTCTATTTGTTTCACTAAAACTTCCTCATCAACTACTAATGCTATATCTCTAGTGATAGATGGATATTTAGGTAATTCCTTATATTCTCTATCTAATTTAGTTAAATAAGTTAAAATATCTAAATCAATTTCAGTTATATAAGTTCTCTGTTTTAATCCATAATTATTCATAACATCTGGATGAACTTCCCCCATCACTCCTAAAACATGATCTCCCTTCATTATACTAGCACATCTACCGGGATGAAATGTATTATTATTTTCTTCTACAAAATATTCTACATCTTCAATACCAAGTAATGAAAATAGATTATTTAATATACCTTTTAAATAAAAGAAATCTGACGCACCATACATTCCTATAGTTAAATTCTTTATTTCTTGTGGAAGACTTTTTGAATCAATACTTTTTGGTATGAAGATATTGCCAATTTCATAGCTCCAAGCTTTATTTACTCCATATTTATAATTTCTAGCCAATACTTCCAATGTATTTGGAATAAGGGTAGTTCTCATAACACTAAAATCATCACCTAATGGATTTTTAATTTTTACACTTCTTCTTTTTACACTATCTTCTGGCAAATTAATTTTATCATAAGCTTTAGGACTTATAAATGAGTATGTTGTTATTTCATTTATACCTATACCTGTGAGTGAGTTTTTTATATAATCTTCTATTTCTCTTTTTAAACTCTTACCACCTTTAGTTAATACTCCTACGAGTGGTTTAGATTCAATATTATGAAATCCATATATTCTCCCTATTTCTTCTACTAAATCTGTTTCCATTGTTATATCACTTCTAAAAGTAGGAATAGTTGTAACAATATAATCATCTTTTTTAAATGATTTAAGTTCTAAATCATTTAAAATCTTAATCATATCATTAGTATCTAAATTTATTCCTAGCATATCATTTACTTTATTTGGTCTTAATTCAATATTTATTTCATCTGATTTGTTTGGATATATATCAATATTACCCTCTACAATATCTCCAGCACCAATCATCTCTATTAGTTGACATACTCTATTAGCTGCTTTATCTGAAATATTTGCATCTAAATCTTTTTCATATTTTGCTGAAGCATCAGTTCTTATTCCTAATCCCTTTGCAGTAAGTCTTATATTTCTGCCATCAAAATTTGCAGATTCTATAAGTATATTTTTTGTATTAGAATATACTTCTGTATTTTCTCCACCCATTACACCTGCTACTGCAATTGGTTTCTCTACATCTGATATAACTAACATATCTTCTGAAAGTTTTCTTTCTACTGAATCTAATGTAGTTATTTTTTCATCATTTTTTGCATTTCTAACAATTATTTTATCACCATTTATTTTATCTAAATCAAATGCATGTATTGGTTGACCTAACTCAAGCATAACATAATTTGTTATGTCTACTATATTATTTATAGGTCTAATATTTGATTCAACTAATTTCCTTTGTAACCACATAGGAGAAGATTTTACTTTTACATTTTTTACAACTTTAGCATAATATCTATTACATAAATTTTCATTTTTTATTTCAATATTACTTATCAAATTTTTTATATTATCTACCTGATTTTGTATAATAATTTCAGGATATTTTAACTTTCTAGAAAAAGTAGCCGCTGTTTCACGTGCCATACCTATAATACTTAAACAATCTGATCTATTAGGAGTTATCTCAAAGTCTATAACTTCACCTTCAAGTTCTAAAGCTTTTCTTATATCTTCCCCTAAGGTAAACTCTTCATCTAAAATATATATGCCATCTTTTAATTCTTTTGGAATTAAATCCTCTTTTATACCAAGTTCATTAGCTGAACAAAGCATTCCTTTTGATGTTTCTCCTCTTAATTTACCTTTTTTAATTTTTGTACCATCTGGTAGTCTTGCTCCAACTAATGCTACTGGAACATAATCATTTTCTCTTATATTAGTAGCTCCAGTAACTATTTGTAAAATATCTTCTCCAATATCAATCTTAGTTATAACAAGTTTATCAGCATTAGGATGAGGTTTTATTTCTAAAATTTTACCTACCACTACTTTTTTTACACCTTTATCTACTTGTTCAATTGAATCAACATGTGAACCACTCATTGTAAGTTTTTCTGCTAGTTCTCTTGTTTCAATATCTTCTATATCTATATATTCTCTTAGCCATTTAATCGGTATTAACATAATTTTCCTCCTTATTAAAATTGATTTAAAAATCTCATATCATTTTCAAATAATAGTCTAATATTATTTATATTATATTTAACCATTGCAATTCTATCTACACCAAGTCCAAAGGCAAACCCACTATATTCATCTGGATCTAACCCACAATTTTTAAGTACCTGAGGATGAACCATTCCACAACCTAATAATTCCATACTCCATCCTGTACCATTACATGATTTACAGCCTTCTCCCATACATTCTAAACAAGAAACATCTACTTCAGCACTTGGCTCTGTAAAAGGAAAATAATGTGGTCTAAATCTAGTTTTCATTCCTTCTCCAAATAACTCTTTTATAAACATATCTATTGTATGCTTTAAATTTGCCATTGTGATATTTTTATCTATAACTAAACCTTCCAGTTGGTGAAACATTGGTGAATGTGTATCATCTACATCATCAAATCTAAAAGTCCTACCTGCTGATATTATTTTTAAAGGTGGTTTTTTTTCTTTCATAGCTCTAATTTGAACTGGAGAAGTATGTGTTCTAAGTAATATATCATCTGTTATATAAAATGTATCAGTTATATCTCTTGAAGGATGATTTTCAGGAGAATTCAAAGCATCAAAATTATTACTTACAGTTTCAACTTCTGGACCTTCAACTATTTCAAATCCCATATTCAAAAATACATTTTCTAAATTCTCTATTGTTTGCATTAAAGGATGTCTATGTCCTAAATTTAGATTTTTACCTGGCAAAGTAATATCTAACTTTTCTTTTTTAAATTTTTCTTTTTTTCTCTCATTTTCTAAAGTTAATTTTATATCTTTAATTTTATTTTCTAATTCTTCTCTTACCTCATTAACAACCTTACCAATTATAGGTCTTTCTTCTTTAGATAAAGAACCCATACCTCTTAATATCTTAGTAAGCTCTCCTTTTTTTCCTAAATACTTAACTCTAAATTTATCTAAATCAGATAAATTCTTAATCATATTTAATTCTTTTATAGCAATACTTCTTAAATCTTTAATTTTTTCTCTCATTAAAATACTCCTTTCTTTTTTACATAAAATAAAAACCTTCATCTCAAAGAGACGAAGGTTATCCGCGGTACCACTCTTATAGCTATAAAAATATAGCCACTCAAAATTTTAACAGCAAAGCTGGCATAGATCTACTTTTTTCAATCTAGCAGTTCAGAAGTGAACTTCAATATCATCACATATAAGAATATTTGCAGCCAAGATATTCTCTCTCTGTATATGTATCAAATATTTACTCTCTTCATCATAACTTTTAAATATTAATTTATCGATAAGTTCTTATACATAAGATATGCATTTACAGATCCCGTAAGTTCAAAAATATGCCAAAACAATTGAGCATATGCCATTTGCTTACACCCCTTTAATGCTATTTAATTAAATTATAGCACTCAATTAATATAAATACAAGGAGTATACAAGCATAAAATATAAATTTTCTAAATATTTTTTCTTTGTCTTAATACTTCATACATAATTATAGATGAAGCCATAGCAACATTCAATGATTCTGAATTCCCAATCATAGGTATAATTATATTTTCATCACTTAAGTTATATATATCATTTCCTACTCCATTTCCTTCATTTCCTATAATAACTGCTATATTTTTTTTAAAATCAACATCATAGCAATATTTAGATTCATTTAATGTAGTAGCAAAAATTTTTATATCTTTTTCTTTTAACTTTAAAATTGTTTCTTTTATATCTTCTACATGAATTATAGGAATATGAAATAAGGAACCCATTGTGGAACGTAAAACTTTTTGATTATAAACATCAACTGAACCTTTACTTATAATTATACCTGTAGCTCCTAAAGCATCTGCACTTCTTATTATAGTACCCATATTGCCTGGATCTTGTAGTCTATCTAATATTATTATGAAATCTTTCTCAGTGAATATATCTTCTATACTATAATTTTTCATTTTTATAACTGCTAGTATTCCTTGAGGAGTTTCTGTATCCGATACGTCATTAAATAAAGATTCATTAACTTTATATGTTTTATATCTTCCATCTATAAAATCAAGTAATTCTTTACCCATTTGAACATCAAATAATTTATCAGAGTATAAAATATATTCTATATCTTCTTTTGATCTTATAGCATCTTCAACTATTCTAATCCCCTCTATAAAATAAAGCCCTCTTTTTATTCTATTCTTTTTTTTATTTAAACTTCTAACTTCTTTTATGATTTTATTGGATGAACTTTCTATCTCCATATTGTCACCTATTTTTCTAATGTTTTTAAATCTTTATTATGACCAATTACAATTAAAACATCACCTTTATCAATTTTATCATCGGCATAAGGTGTAATATTTATCTCTTCACCATGTCTAATTGCAATAACATTTATTCCATATTTACTTGGTAATTTTAATTGGTTCAATGTTTTTTCTTCCCAATCTTTTAGAGCAGTTACTTCAACAATACTATAATCAGGTGCAAATTCAATATGATCTAATATATTAGAAGATACTAAGCTCCTAGCAACTCTACTTCCCATATCTCTTTCAGGGAATACTACTTTATCTGCTCCTGTCTTTTCTAATACTTTAGCATGAAGTGCATTCTGTGCTTTAGCTATTACAAATTTTATCCCTAATTCTTTTGCCATTAATGTTGCCATTATAGATGCCTGTAAATCCGAACCTATAGTAACTACTGCAACATCAAAATTTCTTACTCCTAGGGACTTAAGTGAGTTTTCATCTATAGCATCTGCTTGAACTGCATAAGTTACTTTATCTGATATTTCCTGTACTTTTTCTTCATTTTTATCTATAGCTAATACATCATAACCTAAATTATAAAGTGTAACAGCAACACTTGTACCAAAACTTCCACAACCTATTACCACAAATTGTTTCATATAAAAACCTCCTATCCTACAGTAATTCTTTCTTTTGGATATCTATATAATCCTTTTTTCTCTTTTCTTCTCTTAGCAAATGCAAATGCCATTGTAAGTGGTCCAAGTCTTCCAATAAACATTGTTATTGCAATTATTACTCTTCCAATATCTGATAAATACGGAGTAAGCCCTCTAGAGAGACCTACTGTACCAAATGCTGATACAGTTTCAAAAGTAATATCTAAAAAACTATATCTTTCTAAATTAGTTTCTGTTAAGGACAATATCATTGTAACTACTATTACTATAAGCAGTCCTATTCCAAGAACTGCAAGAGCCCTAAATATAATTTCTACAGGAATTCTTCTTGCAAATATTTTAACATCACTATCTCCTCTAACAACTGAAATAATAGCTAGTATTACAACTCCTATTGTTGTAGTTTTTATACCACCTGCAGTAGAACCTGGTGATCCTCCTATAAACATAAGTATTATTATCATAAAAGCAGTAGCATTTGTAACTCCCGCCATACTTACACTATTAAAACCTGCTGTTCTAGGAAGTACTGAATGGAAGAACGAAGCCATTACTTTTGAGCCAAATGATAAATTTCCAATAGTTTCAGGATTATTATATTCTACAGCTAAGAATATTACAAATCCTATTAATAAAAGAGCTAAAGTCATAGCTAAAACTACTTTTGTATGTAATAATAATTTTCTAAATTGCCTTGTAGAAGACATATCAAGATAGACTGAATATCCTATACCACCTAATATAACAAGTAAACTTATAGTCCCATTTATAATAGGACTAGTAACGTAAGATTCTAAACTATTACCTATAATATCAAACCCTGCATTACAATAAGCTGATATAGCATGAAATACAGAATACCATAACCCTTTGCCAATACCATATTCAGGTATGAATTTAAAAGATAATAATACAGTTCCTATACCTTCTATCACAAAAGTAGATATTATAATATAACGTGTAAGCTTAACAACTCCTGAAAGTGAAAATTGATTAAGCTCTTCTTGCATTATAAGTCTATCCTTAAGTGTTATCTTTTTTCCTATAAGTAATGGCACTAAAGTTGCCATGGTCATAAATCCTAATCCTCCAATTTGTATTAAAAGAAGAATTACAACTTTACCAAATAGTGACCAATGGGCTGCAGTATTAACCACTACAAGTCCAGTAACAGATACAGCTGAAGTAGCAGTAAAAAATGCATCTATAAATCCAATACTTTTCCCACTAGCAGAAGCCATAGGCAAATTAAGTAATGTTGCTCCTATAAATATTAAAGCAGCAAATCCTAAAACTAATACTTGAGCAGGATTAGATTTTAATTCATTAACTCTATTTTTAAGTTCTATTTTAATCATCCCCTAAAATCATCTATTAACAATTAATTTCCATTATATCATTTTAAGTTTAAGAGTAAAAGTAACAAAATGTATTATAGCCTAAAAAAATCAAAAATAAAAGCTCCGCTAATGGGAACTTTTATCTTATATATTTTCTTTTGCTGTTTCTACTAATGATTTAAATCCTTCAGGATCATAAATTGCCATTTCAGAAAGCATTTTTCTATTTATATCTATATTAGATTTCTTTAATCCATTTATAAATTTACTGTAAGATAAACCATTCATTCTTGCAGCAGCATTTATTCTTGTAATCCAAAGTTTTCTAAAATCTCTCTTTCTTAATTTACGTCCGATATATGCTGATCTAAGAGCTCTCATAACTGCTTGATTTGCAGGTTTGAATAATCTGCTTTTTGCCCCATAATATCCTTTTGCAAGTTTTAATACTTTTTTATGTTTCTTTTTAGCATTCATTGCTTTTTTAACTCTTGCCATTCTAAAAACCTCCTTTTAACTATCCTCTTCTATTTGTATGGTAATAATTTTTCAATTCTTTTTTGATCACTATTATCCATTATTTTTTCTTTTCTTAATTGTCTTTTTCTTTTTGCAGATTTTTTACCTAAGATATGACTTGTATAGTTACTCCATCTTTTTATCTTACCTTTACCTGTTTTCTTAAATCTTTTAGCTGCTCCTCTATGAGTTTTCATTTTTGGCATACTATTTCCTCCTCTCGATTATGACTCTTTTGGAGATAAAAACATTACCATATTTCTACCTTCCATTTTAGCTTTTTTATCTATAACTCCTACCTCAGAAGTCAATTCAGCAAATTGTCCAAGTACTTCTCTTCCAATTTCTGTATGTCCAAGCTCTCTTCCTCTAAATCTAACTGTAACTTTTACTTTATCTCCGTTTTCAAGAAATTTAACCGCTTTACTACTTTTAACATTAAGGTCATGTTCTTCTATTCTTGGTGTAAGTCTTATTTCTTTTATGTTAATAGTTTTCTGATTTTTCTTAGCTTCTTTTTCTTTTTTAGCTTGTTCATATTTGTACTTACCGTAGTCCATTACTCTACAAACTGGCGGCTTAGCATTTGGAGCTACTTTTACAAGATCTAGCTTCCTGTCATAAGCAATAGCTTGAGCTTTTTTAACAGGAACAACTCCTACTTGATCACCATTGGAATCAATAAGTCTTACTTCTCTGTCTCTAATTTGCTCGTTAATTTGAAGTTCTTTAATATCAAGGCACCTCCTATTTAATTTAAACACATAAAAAAAGCGAGTTCTTTGAACTCCGCTTTCTCATAAATAGAAAAAAACATAAATATCCCTAAATGTTTTTTGTTCTATTAACCTAATAAGCTTAAAGCCATAAGGTGAGAAGCGGAAACTTCTGCTTTGTTTTCTATTACATTATATGTGATTAATTTTAAAATGTCAAGAGATTTATAAAAATATACTTCTATATAATACCATTATCTATAGTTAATTATTTCTAATATTACAATACTAATTGGTTAAACTATTATTACAAAATTATATAAAGGCGGAGATAACTTGAAAAATAAATTATTTAAAATATGTTTAGTCTCTTTAATAATAATTTCTTTCATCTTATTATATGATACACTTTCTAGATCGATAAATATTTCAAACCTTAAAATAGGTGAAAGAATTTTCATATGGCTCGTAACTGGTTCTATGTTTTTCTATTATAAAAAATCAAATGGGGATAGACAATTAGTTATGGCTTCTATAAACTCTGATAAAAAATCAGATGATAATTTTTCTAAGAAAAATAGACCAAATGTTTCTTTTAAAGATGTTGCAGGTTTAGAAGAAGTAAAAGAAGAAATGCAAGAGATTATTGATTTTATAAACGATTCGGAAAAATTTCATAAAATGGGAGCTAAAATCCCAAATGGAATCTTGTTTCATGGACCTCCAGGAACTGGAAAAACTCTTCTTGCTAAAGCAGTTGCCGGCGAAACAAATTCAACTTTTTTATACTCAAGTGGTTCAGAATTTGTTGAAAAATACGTAGGGGTAGGAGCAAAAAGAATAAGGGGACTTTTTGAAAAAGCTAGAAAAGATTCTCCTGCAATAATATTCATAGATGAAATTGATGCTATAGGATGTAAAAGGAATATGGATAGTAATAATGAAAAAGACCAAACTCTAAACCAGCTGTTAGTGGAAATGGACGGATTTAGTGATAAATCTACAGTCATAATAATAGGAGCAACAAATAGACTAGATTTATTAGATGAAGCACTACTTAGACCCGGTAGATTTGATAGACATATATATATAGGAAATCCAAATTTGAAAGCAAGAGAAGATATTTTTAATGTTCATATTAAAAATAAACCAATTGATAAGTCTGTAAATATTGGCGATTTATCAAGAAAAACTCATGGATTTACAGGTGCTCAACTTGCGAGTATTGCTAATGAAGCTGCTATAATTGCAGTGAGAAACAAAAAGAAAAAAATAGATAATATCGATTTTAATGCAGCAATAGAAAGAGTAGTAGCTGGACTGGAAGTAAAGCATCCTACTGTCTTAAAAAAGGAAAAAAATATAGTAGCACATCATGAAGCTGGCCATGCAATTGTAGGAAAGCTATTAAATTCAGATATGATACAAAAAATTTCTATAGTTCCTAGAGGAGAAGCCCTAGGTTATGTTTTAAATTTTCCAGATGAAGAAAGATATTTACTTACTCAACAAGAGTTATATAATAAAATAATAGTATTATTAGCAGGAAGAGCCGCAGAAAAAATTTGTTTCGATGAAGTAACTACAGGTGCTCAAAACGACTTAAAAAAAGCTACTAAATTAGCTAATAATATGGTGTGTAATTATGGAATGAGTTCCTTAGGTAATATATCAATTGATGAAACTCACATAAGATACTCTATTGATACTATTAATACTGAGGTTAAAACAATAATGGAAGATTGTTATTCTAAAGCACTAGATATAATAAGAAACAATGAACATATTTTAAAAGAAGTTGCAAATTATCTTTTAGAAAAAGAAACTATGGATAAAGAACAATTAGATATACTTTTAAATAAAAAAGATAATTTAAGTAAAACAGCTAATTAAAGACACCCTAAGGTGCCTTTAATTAGCTTTATTTTTCTTCTATTTCTTTTGTAATCATATCTATAAACTCTTCCACTTTTATAGCTCCAGTATCTCCTTTTTCTCTTGAACGAACTGAAACTTTACCTTCATTTTCTTCCTTTTCACCTATAACAAGCATATAAGGAATTTGTTGTAACTGTGATTCTCTTATCTTATACCCTATCTTTTCTGATCTATCATCTAATTCTACTTTTATACCTTTTCTTCTAAGTTCCTTCATAATCTCACTACCATAATCATTAAATTTATCAGATATAGGAAGTATAGTTGCTTGAACTGGAGCTAACCATGTAGGGAATTTACCAGCAAAATGTTCTATTAGTATTCCAATAAATCTCTCAATACTCCCTAAAGCTGCAGTATGAATAATTATTGGTCTATGCTTATCTCCATCATCACCTATATATGTTAAATCAAACCTCTGAGGCATTTGAAAATCTAATTGTATAGTTCCACATTGCCAAGTTCTTCCTATGGCATCTTCTAAGTGAAAATCTATTTTAGGTCCATAAAAAGCTCCATCACCTTCATTTAAAATATAATCCACTTCAAGTTCTTCTAATGCATCTCTTAATGCAGTCTCAGCCATATTCCAATCTTCTTCAGTTCCCATTGATTTTTCAGGTCTAGTAGACAATTCAATATTATATTTAAAACCAAAAGTAGTATAAATCTTGTCAATTTTTCTTACCACACCTTTGATTTCATCCTTTATTTGTGATGGTAACATAAATATATGTGCATCATCTTGAGTAAAGGCACGAACTCTCATAAGCCCATGTAATGCTCCTGATAATTCATGTCTATGAACCTTCCCAACTTCTGCAACTCTCATTGGAAGATCTCTATAGGAATGCATCTCATTTTTATATACTAAAAATCCTCCTGGACAATTCATAGGTTTAATAGCAAAATCCTCTTCATCAATTTTTACTGCATACATATTTTCTCTGTAATGATGCCAATGACCTGAAGTTTCCCAAAGCTTTCTACTTAATATTATAGGTGTCTCTACTTCTACGTATCCTTCTTCCTTATGAAGAGTTCTCCAAAATTCTAATAATGTATTCTTAAGTTCTGTTCCTTTTGGTAAGAAAAATGGAAATCCAGGACCTTCTTCTAATATAGTAAATAGACCTAACTCTTTTCCTAATTTTCTATGGTCTCTTTTTTTAGCTTCTTCCATACGTTCAATATATGCATCTAAATCTTTTTTCTTTTCAAAAGAAGTTCCATATATTCTTTGAAGCATTTTATTTTTTTCATCGCCTCTCCAATATGCACCAGCTATATTTAGTAATTTAAAAGCTTTAACTTTTTTTGTACTTGGTAAATGTGGTCCTCTACATAAATCTACAAAGTCTCCTTGTTTATAAAAAGATATTTCTTCACCTTCTGCTAAATCTTCAACTAACTCTATTTTATAATCTTCACCTTGTTCCCTTAGAAATTCAATAGCTTCTTCTCTTGGTAAAACAAACTTTTCCATAGGTAAATCTTGTTTTACTATTTTTTTCATTTCTTTCTCTATTTTTTCTAAATCTTCAGGAGTGAATTTATGATCAGTATCAAAATCATAATAAAAACCATCTTTTATTGCAGGTCCAATTGCTAGCTTAGTGTCAGGGTATAATTTTTTAACTGCATTTGCTAATATATGAGCACTAGTATGTCTAAATACCTCCTCTCCACCCTCATCATTAAATTTTAATAATACTAAATCAGCATCTCTATTTATTTCTTCATTAAGACCAACTAATTTTCCATTCACCTTTGCGCCAGTTATAACTCTTGCAAGTCCCTCACTAATATCTTTTGCAACTTGCAAAGGAGTTACTTTTTCTTCATATTCTTTTATAGAATTATCTGGTAAACTAATTTTTATATTTGCCATATCTATTCCTCCTTATAACTTTATTTTAAAAAATAAAAAACCTCACTCCTAGAATACTCTAGGGGCGAGGTATATTCGCGGTTCCACCCTTGTTTTTACTTTAAAATCTTAACGTGATTAACGGAAATCTTTAGCCTAATGGTTCAGATTCAACTCCAGGTTAGTTTTCAATTGAACATATTTAGAAATACTTACAGCTATTGTATCTCCTCTCTTTAAACTGTTTTCAATTTACTCGACCCTTCAAAGTTATTATGAATATATTTATAATATTATACAACTTTATATGTTATTTGTCAATATATTTTCCACTTTAAAAAACAAAAAATACTAATATTCCTTGTATAGCTCCTATTAATAACCCTAATATTCCTCCTAATATTTCTATATGCTTTAATTCTTTTTTTGCAATTGATATAATTATTTCTTCAACCTTTTGTATTTCATAATTATTTATTTTATCTTCTACAATTTCTGATATTCTTACGTTTTCAATTGTTTTATCAACCATTTCATCAATTAATTCCTTTATTGTTTTATCTCCTTCTTTTGCAATAAAATCATTCACATAGCTTAATATCATCTTTTTCACTGTAGAAGGAATAATGGAAGGCATTTTT comes from the Senegalia massiliensis genome and includes:
- the pheT gene encoding phenylalanine--tRNA ligase subunit beta, yielding MLIPIKWLREYIDIEDIETRELAEKLTMSGSHVDSIEQVDKGVKKVVVGKILEIKPHPNADKLVITKIDIGEDILQIVTGATNIRENDYVPVALVGARLPDGTKIKKGKLRGETSKGMLCSANELGIKEDLIPKELKDGIYILDEEFTLGEDIRKALELEGEVIDFEITPNRSDCLSIIGMARETAATFSRKLKYPEIIIQNQVDNIKNLISNIEIKNENLCNRYYAKVVKNVKVKSSPMWLQRKLVESNIRPINNIVDITNYVMLELGQPIHAFDLDKINGDKIIVRNAKNDEKITTLDSVERKLSEDMLVISDVEKPIAVAGVMGGENTEVYSNTKNILIESANFDGRNIRLTAKGLGIRTDASAKYEKDLDANISDKAANRVCQLIEMIGAGDIVEGNIDIYPNKSDEINIELRPNKVNDMLGINLDTNDMIKILNDLELKSFKKDDYIVTTIPTFRSDITMETDLVEEIGRIYGFHNIESKPLVGVLTKGGKSLKREIEDYIKNSLTGIGINEITTYSFISPKAYDKINLPEDSVKRRSVKIKNPLGDDFSVMRTTLIPNTLEVLARNYKYGVNKAWSYEIGNIFIPKSIDSKSLPQEIKNLTIGMYGASDFFYLKGILNNLFSLLGIEDVEYFVEENNNTFHPGRCASIMKGDHVLGVMGEVHPDVMNNYGLKQRTYITEIDLDILTYLTKLDREYKELPKYPSITRDIALVVDEEVLVKQIEDIVKENSGDLVEEINLFDIYRGDQIPENKKSVAYSIVYRSSKKTLKDEEVSEVHQKIVKKLIDKLDASLRK
- a CDS encoding DUF421 domain-containing protein, giving the protein MHKHLVEDPIYLARAIGVYFLALLTVRLMGKRSIGELGAFDFVLMTGIGHIMSAVALERKIPFHDGILVLVTIAALEVVLAVVAYKSRKVAKVIEGRPRYLIKDGKILKENMRKEKFNIYNLRQELRIFGVDDEKEVEKATIEASGKFSVILKKTEGHVRRKDLGIYKEDGRPQYIDKKIYEIKSEIDRLNITLNNLIIEVRKMNRDE
- the zapA gene encoding cell division protein ZapA, yielding MAEKRKVIVKINGQDYTVIGEESEEYINHIANYIDSKMKEIINKNNKFSQSMAAILTAFTITDEYYKVKLDLEDLKEEIKEPLEELDRIKNENSELNIESKKLKSERDEVREELYNVKKENDKNSILAKDLKDSLQLKEKELEESEKMINGLQNKLFENQVELIKIKKELEELKNEYDK
- the pheS gene encoding phenylalanine--tRNA ligase subunit alpha; amino-acid sequence: MREKIKDLRSIAIKELNMIKNLSDLDKFRVKYLGKKGELTKILRGMGSLSKEERPIIGKVVNEVREELENKIKDIKLTLENERKKEKFKKEKLDITLPGKNLNLGHRHPLMQTIENLENVFLNMGFEIVEGPEVETVSNNFDALNSPENHPSRDITDTFYITDDILLRTHTSPVQIRAMKEKKPPLKIISAGRTFRFDDVDDTHSPMFHQLEGLVIDKNITMANLKHTIDMFIKELFGEGMKTRFRPHYFPFTEPSAEVDVSCLECMGEGCKSCNGTGWSMELLGCGMVHPQVLKNCGLDPDEYSGFAFGLGVDRIAMVKYNINNIRLLFENDMRFLNQF
- the rlmB gene encoding 23S rRNA (guanosine(2251)-2'-O)-methyltransferase RlmB, which gives rise to MEIESSSNKIIKEVRSLNKKKNRIKRGLYFIEGIRIVEDAIRSKEDIEYILYSDKLFDVQMGKELLDFIDGRYKTYKVNESLFNDVSDTETPQGILAVIKMKNYSIEDIFTEKDFIIILDRLQDPGNMGTIIRSADALGATGIIISKGSVDVYNQKVLRSTMGSLFHIPIIHVEDIKETILKLKEKDIKIFATTLNESKYCYDVDFKKNIAVIIGNEGNGVGNDIYNLSDENIIIPMIGNSESLNVAMASSIIMYEVLRQRKNI